From Uloborus diversus isolate 005 chromosome 8, Udiv.v.3.1, whole genome shotgun sequence, a single genomic window includes:
- the LOC129227230 gene encoding SPRY domain-containing protein 7-like, with protein sequence MASCMNCFRRCCDGNVGTSYVQMKDQPVVLLDTSHMGHEVVIVKNGHRVCGTGAALANVPIVQNKAYFEMKLQQSGVWGVGLATRHADLNRVPLGRDKDSWVLTSEGTIVHNGECLYKLPEMPMEGDIVGVSYDHVEINFFVNGKNILCPVTGAKGEVFPVLYVDDGAILDAAFTTFTHQPPPGFDRILVEKSLL encoded by the exons ATGGCGTCTTGCATGAATTGTTTTAGACGATGTTGTGATGGAAACGTTGGAACTAGTTATGTTCAAATGAAGGATCAACCTGTAGTTCTACTTGACACCTCTCATATGG GACATGAAGTAGTGATTGTGAAGAATGGTCATAGAGTTTGTGGTACCGGTGCAGCATTGGCAAATGTTCCCATCGTacaaaataaagcatattttgaaatgaaactgCAGCAATCAG GTGTTTGGGGAGTTGGTTTAGCCACAAGACATGCAGATCTCAATCGAGTGCCACTTGGCCGAGATAAAGATTCCTGGGTTCTGACCAGTGAAGGTACAATTGTTCACAATGGAGAATGTTTATACAAACTCCCTGAAATGCCTATGGAAGGGGACATTGTG GGTGTTTCTTATGACCatgtagaaattaattttttcgttAATGGAAAAAACATATTATGTCCTGTTACGGGAGCCAAAGGGGAAGTCTTTCCTGTTTTGtatg ttgatgatGGTGCTATACTAGATGCAGCTTTCACTACATTCACTCATCAGCCACCACCTGGATTTGACAGGATATTAGTAGAAAAATCTTTGTTATAG